A part of Vanessa tameamea isolate UH-Manoa-2023 chromosome 20, ilVanTame1 primary haplotype, whole genome shotgun sequence genomic DNA contains:
- the LOC113401622 gene encoding neurogenic locus protein delta yields the protein MRAPTVLIALLGFLPQVLTSGSFELRIKSFTNSLGRLSSGQCCDGSSSSDAPCLAPCRTKFRVCLKIYQANIDTTSPCTFGDITTPVLGGNSLDVPNLNVEGFTNPIVFPFDFTWPGTFSLIVEAWHDTNETSRSDDSLIARMTKQSIADVGGPWIEEEQRWGNVGGAHLKLSYRVTCAAHYYGPGCEVLCRPRDDAFGHYTCSPSGEIVCKTGWTGDYCSKPRCLPGCDAEHGHCLKPDECICHSGWVGELCDQCERHPGCVHGTCSKPWDCICEEGWGGLFCNQDLNYCTNHRPCRNGGTCHNTGQGSYTCVCPPEYTGPDCEKSLHSCAVRPCQNGGACVPDESGELSCACPSGYEGARCETRRLTCADQPCRNGGTCEPRPSGYVCSCPPGYAGVDCAVEADPCAANPCRNGATCARAGDGFRCSCKPGFRGNRCEIDIDDCAGIICEHGGTCVDLVNGQRCQCAPGFLGPRCETRVDFCLAKPCANGGECHVLDNDYECRCRPGFAGKDCSIDVDECASSPCRNGGTCRDRVDGYHCNCPTGWGGKSCTVSLADFAAAKPAGGHLRRVGDETPEEESLSGRHVALIAALSAVVPAAALAAAVAVACVRRRRKRAQNAADAEARAQNAANAGGGGRVIRNTWGKCEGPVPECQNAHNAAAEECKRKTLNTESAARLLAALDPRLSRLSADSAYCANSDTSLVKRALEGGGVYVLDDHCLPPTFATQV from the exons ATGCGCGCCCCCACGGTGCTCATCGCCCTGCTAGGGTTTCTGCCCCAG gtgCTGACGTCTGGTTCCTTCGAACTTAGGATAAAAAGTTTTACGAACTCATTGGGTAGGTTAAGTAGTGGGCAGTGCTGTGATGGTTCCTCAAGTAGTGACGCGCCGTGTTTGGCGCCGTGCAGGACTAAATTCCGAGTGTGCCTCAAAATATATCAAGCTAACATCGACACGACATCACCGTGTACATTCGGTGACATCACTACTCCGGTACTCGGAGGAAACTCATTGGATGTGCCGAATCTTAACGTGGAAGGATTCACTAACCCTATCGTCTTCCCGTTCGACTTCACGTGGCCG GGAACCTTCTCGCTTATAGTCGAAGCGTGGCACGACACGAACGAGACGTCAAgatctgatg aTTCACTCATTGCGCGGATGACAAAGCAGAGCATAGCTGACGTTGGAGGGCCATGGATAGAGGAGGAACAGCGGTGGGGCAATGTAGGCGGAGCACATCTGAAGCTATCCTACCGGGTTACGTGTGCAGCGCACTACTACGGACCAGGGTGTGAAGTTCTCTGCAGACCAAGAGACGATGCTTTTGGACACTACACTTGTTCTCCCTCTGGTGAAATAGTTTGCAAGACCGGGTGGACCGGGGATTACTGCTCGAAAC CGAGATGCCTGCCCGGCTGCGATGCGGAGCACGGCCACTGCCTCAAGCCCGACGAATGCAT ttgTCATTCGGGCTGGGTGGGCGAACTCTGCGACCAGTGCGAGCGGCATCCCGGATGCGTACACGGTACCTGTTCTAAGCCGTGGGACTGCATATGCGAGGAGGGTTGGGGTGGTCTATTTTGTAACCAAGATCTAAATTACTGCACGAATCATCGACCCTGCAGAAATGGGGGTACTTGCCACAACACCGGGCAAGGGAGTTATACCTGTGTTTGTCCACCTGAGTACACGGGTCCCGATTGCGAGAAATCACTTCACTCCTGCGCAGTCCGACCTTGCCAAAATGGAGGCGCCTGCGTTCCAGACGAGAGCGGTGAATTATCTTGCGCCTGTCCATCTGGCTACGAAGGAGCGCGCTGCGAAACTAGAAGACTGACTTGCGCCGACCAACCTTGTCGAAACGGTGGCACATGTGAACCACGACCCTCCGGCTACGTATGTTCGTGTCCTCCGGGCTACGCGGGAGTCGACTGCGCCGTCGAAGCCGACCCCTGCGCTGCTAATCCTTGTCGAAATGGAGCAACTTGCGCGCGCGCCGGAGACGGCTTTCGATGCAGCTGTAAACCGGGTTTTAGGGGAAATCGATGCGAAATCGACATCGACGACTGCGCAGGAATAATTTGCGAACACGGAGGTACCTGCGTGGATTTAGTGAACGGGCAGAGATGTCAATGTGCGCCTGGCTTCCTAGGCCCGAGATGCGAAACTCGCGTGGACTTCTGCTTAGCGAAACCCTGCGCCAACGGAGGAGAATGTCACGTTCTGGACAACGACTACGAGTGCCGTTGTCGACCGGGTTTCGCGGGAAAGGACTGCAGCATCGACGTCGACGAGTGCGCCTCTTCCCCCTGCAGGAACGGCGGAACTTGCCGAGATCGGGTCGACGGCTACCATTGCAACTGCCCAACGGGCTGGGGAGGAAAGTCTTGCACGGTATCACTAGCAGACTTCGCGGCCGCCAAGCCGGCGGGCGGACACCTGAGACGCGTGGGCGACGAGACGCCCGAGGAGGAGAGCCTGTCGGGGCGGCACGTGGCGCTCATCGCGGCGCTGTCGGCCGTGGTCCCGGCGGCGGCGCTGGCGGCCGCCGTGGCCGTCGCCTGCGTGCGGAGGCGGAGAAAACGAGCGCAGAACGCCGCGGACGCGGAGGCGCGAGCGCAGAACGCGGCCAAcgcgggcggcggcgggcgcgtcATCCGCAACACGTGGGGCAAGTGCGAGGGGCCCGTGCCCGAGTGCCAGAACGCGCACAACGCGGCGGCCGAGGAGTGCAAGCGGAAGACGCTCAACACGGAGAGCGCCGCGCGGCTGCTGGCGGCGCTCGACCCGCGGCTGTCGCGGCTCTCCGCGGACTCGGCGTATTGCGCTAATAG CGATACGTCACTAGTGAAGCGAGCGCTTGAAGGCGGAGGGGTGTACGTGTTAGACGACCACTGCCTGCCGCCCACGTTCGCCACGCAAGTGTAG